A genomic stretch from Erysipelothrix sp. HDW6C includes:
- a CDS encoding MerR family transcriptional regulator — MLTIKQVSNLTNVPESTLRYYEKHKLIQPLRKDNKYRYYSEADIVDIKYIAVMKDAGFTIKEMKQIIDLRRSPISNECKTSTQDFFTHLQEKLDQSIRHLKSVRSILKTLPTLPPDSVDAQIVTLFDQGGINHEN; from the coding sequence ATGTTAACCATTAAACAAGTATCAAATCTTACAAACGTTCCAGAAAGCACATTACGCTATTATGAAAAGCACAAACTTATTCAACCTTTACGCAAGGATAATAAATACCGATACTACAGCGAGGCAGATATTGTTGATATCAAGTACATTGCAGTGATGAAGGATGCTGGGTTTACAATTAAAGAGATGAAACAAATTATTGATCTGCGACGAAGTCCCATTAGCAATGAGTGTAAAACTTCAACTCAAGATTTCTTTACGCATTTACAAGAGAAACTTGACCAATCCATTCGTCATCTTAAATCAGTAAGAAGCATCCTTAAAACACTTCCCACACTACCACCCGATTCGGTAGATGCACAAATTGTCACACTGTTCGACCAAGGTGGTATAAATCATGAGAATTAA
- a CDS encoding InlB B-repeat-containing protein has translation MKYTKRIFMGVLALFMFMQLPVFADELTTDETLTEIETLDTNDQNEIEEVADNQENIVLPEESETVEAPIVMEPESSQTEETSVEETIQLRVNNPIKEPKPVMVTEDKSARIGETIEHRLNGLDMTAPSDNAIMDFQFGFFSEYFMKNTEFESIEFPYITAKDVNGNPIDDVKIYFMVIYSEGRSWIKDPVSINAENQSASITRAEVQAWADENNNGEFPTRLYYLVSPEQNDRLMDATEISFHGDVVLTQRMANVETYSATAYYEFLQWDVQWVFAGDFNQSGSNAYKEIKGYQYMYAETSTVTFDTPNLVDMKPGDTFTLDFTLTNDSVIGNRVALLLETEGLELVNGEDNEKMYWYDDARGFRGRLITPEMNWHLLVQGAPVTVSQEFRIKEDFTGSQIKINAGLTAASVGHDYEFDNEFVINMFVPTTVNYAIAFESNGGSAVASIQDIAANTIVTAPTAPTKANFAFAGWYTNTELTEAFDFMTTPITENMTLYAKWNAVDAPEVVVPEVTTPETQQPEVITPDSQLPTTGSQLPSTGIGNNYTGALLLISGLGIVLLAILRKKEA, from the coding sequence ATGAAATATACAAAAAGAATTTTTATGGGTGTGCTCGCATTATTTATGTTTATGCAACTGCCTGTATTTGCAGATGAACTAACTACAGATGAAACGTTAACTGAAATAGAAACACTTGATACGAATGATCAAAACGAGATTGAGGAAGTTGCGGATAATCAGGAAAATATAGTATTACCTGAAGAATCTGAAACGGTTGAAGCACCAATTGTTATGGAACCTGAATCGTCACAGACAGAAGAAACATCTGTTGAGGAAACAATTCAATTGCGCGTCAACAATCCAATTAAGGAACCAAAACCAGTGATGGTAACTGAAGATAAGTCAGCACGTATCGGGGAGACCATTGAGCATCGATTGAATGGTCTTGATATGACAGCACCATCAGATAATGCAATTATGGATTTTCAATTTGGATTCTTCTCAGAGTATTTTATGAAGAATACGGAATTTGAGTCGATTGAATTCCCATATATTACAGCAAAAGATGTCAATGGAAACCCAATTGATGATGTTAAAATTTATTTTATGGTTATCTACTCAGAAGGTCGCAGCTGGATTAAAGATCCTGTAAGTATCAATGCCGAAAACCAAAGTGCAAGCATTACACGCGCTGAAGTACAAGCATGGGCAGACGAGAACAACAATGGTGAATTCCCAACACGACTTTACTATTTAGTAAGTCCTGAACAAAATGATCGCTTGATGGATGCGACAGAAATTTCATTCCATGGTGATGTGGTCTTAACACAACGCATGGCAAATGTTGAAACATACTCAGCAACAGCATACTATGAATTTTTACAATGGGATGTTCAATGGGTATTTGCGGGTGATTTTAACCAAAGTGGATCCAATGCATATAAGGAAATCAAAGGGTATCAATATATGTACGCCGAGACTTCAACTGTTACATTTGATACACCGAATCTAGTGGATATGAAACCAGGCGACACATTCACACTTGATTTCACACTAACCAACGATTCCGTAATCGGAAACCGTGTTGCACTCTTATTGGAAACAGAAGGCCTTGAATTGGTCAATGGTGAAGACAATGAAAAAATGTACTGGTATGATGATGCTCGTGGTTTCCGCGGTCGTCTTATAACACCAGAAATGAATTGGCATTTACTCGTCCAAGGAGCACCAGTAACCGTATCGCAAGAATTCCGTATCAAGGAAGACTTTACCGGCAGTCAAATTAAAATTAATGCGGGTCTCACAGCAGCTTCTGTTGGCCACGATTATGAATTTGACAATGAGTTTGTCATTAATATGTTTGTTCCAACAACTGTAAATTATGCGATCGCATTCGAATCAAATGGTGGATCAGCAGTTGCATCAATTCAAGACATCGCTGCTAACACAATCGTTACAGCGCCAACTGCACCTACAAAAGCAAACTTTGCGTTTGCAGGATGGTACACAAACACGGAACTCACAGAAGCATTTGACTTCATGACAACGCCAATTACTGAAAATATGACACTGTACGCAAAATGGAATGCAGTTGATGCACCTGAAGTTGTTGTTCCAGAGGTTACTACCCCTGAAACACAACAACCCGAAGTTATAACACCCGATTCGCAGTTGCCAACAACTGGATCGCAATTACCATCAACAGGGATAGGAAATAACTACACTGGAGCGTTACTTCTCATAAGTGGTCTTGGCATCGTTCTTCTTGCTATTCTGAGGAAGAAAGAAGCGTAA
- a CDS encoding DEAD/DEAH box helicase — MKFEDLGINANILSALEAQNYTQPTPIQEKAIPFVLRGRDVLGLAQTGTGKTAAFAVPTIQRLSATKTEGKRKIRSLVLSPTRELALQIHESFENYAVNTKIRSAVIFGGVSQVPQVKALRSGVDVLVATPGRLNDLIKQKHVSLDDVEIFILDEADRMLDMGFIHDIKRILPLLPKKKQTLLFSATMPPEITEIVDSLLKNPIEVSVAPVSSAVDTVEQFVYYVDRNNKTKLLIDILKEKSDANVLVFTRTKHGADKVVRELLKHQVSAAAIHGNKSQTARQIALANFKEGKIQVLVATDIAARGIDIDELSYVINYDLSDVPETYVHRIGRTGRAGSTGVAIAFCNFEEIPLLKQIESLIRKKITVIENHDYPLIDKTVKPKKQNKKAKARAAAVKETQPRRKPKPVSKDKGAPKAGQKKSDGKASKARRGKNDTAEKKENGPYNWSNHQSKKKPRKPARKKTTV; from the coding sequence ATGAAATTTGAAGATTTAGGAATTAATGCTAACATTTTGTCAGCATTAGAAGCACAAAATTATACACAGCCAACACCCATCCAAGAAAAGGCAATCCCGTTTGTATTACGCGGTCGCGATGTTTTGGGTCTGGCACAAACTGGTACAGGAAAGACAGCTGCCTTTGCAGTACCTACGATTCAGCGTTTAAGCGCAACAAAAACAGAAGGCAAGCGAAAAATACGCTCTTTAGTGTTAAGCCCAACCCGTGAACTTGCATTGCAAATTCATGAGAGTTTTGAGAACTATGCTGTAAACACTAAAATTAGATCCGCTGTAATTTTTGGCGGTGTCTCCCAAGTACCTCAAGTAAAAGCATTACGCAGTGGCGTGGATGTTCTTGTTGCTACACCCGGTCGTTTGAATGATTTGATCAAACAAAAGCATGTGAGTCTGGATGATGTTGAGATTTTTATCCTCGATGAAGCAGACCGTATGTTAGATATGGGATTCATTCACGATATCAAACGGATTCTTCCCCTGTTACCAAAGAAAAAACAAACACTACTTTTCTCGGCAACAATGCCCCCTGAGATTACAGAAATTGTCGATTCACTTTTAAAGAATCCAATTGAGGTATCCGTTGCACCCGTATCATCAGCAGTTGATACCGTTGAACAATTCGTTTATTATGTTGACCGCAATAATAAGACAAAACTCTTGATTGACATTTTAAAAGAAAAATCAGACGCCAACGTCCTTGTCTTTACGCGTACCAAACACGGTGCCGATAAAGTTGTTCGTGAACTCTTAAAACATCAAGTGAGCGCAGCGGCAATTCATGGAAACAAGTCACAGACTGCGCGCCAGATTGCCCTCGCAAATTTTAAAGAAGGTAAAATCCAAGTTCTTGTGGCTACCGATATTGCTGCACGTGGTATAGATATTGATGAATTATCGTATGTTATTAATTATGATTTATCCGATGTTCCTGAAACCTATGTACACCGTATTGGTCGTACGGGTCGTGCGGGTTCAACTGGAGTCGCGATTGCATTTTGTAATTTCGAAGAAATTCCATTATTGAAACAAATCGAATCTTTGATTCGCAAGAAAATTACCGTGATTGAAAATCACGACTACCCTCTTATCGATAAAACAGTAAAACCAAAGAAACAAAACAAAAAAGCCAAGGCACGTGCGGCTGCTGTCAAAGAGACACAACCCCGTCGCAAGCCCAAACCTGTTTCAAAAGATAAAGGTGCACCAAAAGCTGGCCAGAAGAAATCAGATGGTAAAGCTTCCAAAGCACGTCGTGGAAAAAACGATACCGCTGAGAAGAAGGAAAATGGCCCTTACAATTGGTCCAACCATCAATCAAAAAAGAAACCCAGAAAACCAGCACGTAAGAAAACGACTGTATAA
- a CDS encoding ABC transporter permease, translated as MNHFKRAWLSVIRRKGKSLILLVVVFILGNVIAGAFSIQQASVNVEKTIKKQLGAVATIEVDYEKLQEESIKNPELVFEYDGISEALIAEVAKLEQVRYYDYSIPTSFRSKTVKLVSEEESGVVIGGSGSEYGEYFNATGVEYPPVTDIDQGKIELVSGRVFTPEDITSGKLVMLVSEKFASTNGVSVGDSLVFQNIITDYNTEGKETVIAQRDVSLEIIGTFKPLIVENSTDPSKPTPRSDAKSQELSWRENELNNRLYIPNKVAIQEAVYNQEELAKVHPEYFEDTTLTAEQMIMRYIQPTFVLNDPESVEPFRDAVNPMLGEYYKVVTSSDAYDSIAGPVKSLDTMSKITLYVAIGAAILILSLVIVLFLRDRKHELGIYLSLGDRRNGVLSQIVMEVVMVAFVGLSLSLVTGNMIANSLSTSMMENNMTDPNGPIMYGNYYGGPQTDLTEEDVRDAYKVELTPQYIGLFYLIGLGVTIGSTIVPIVYITRLNPKKIMM; from the coding sequence ATGAATCATTTTAAACGAGCATGGCTAAGTGTCATACGTCGTAAAGGTAAATCTTTAATTTTACTGGTCGTCGTATTTATTCTTGGTAATGTCATTGCTGGAGCTTTCTCAATACAGCAAGCGTCCGTGAATGTTGAAAAGACAATTAAGAAACAATTGGGTGCTGTCGCAACCATTGAAGTTGATTATGAGAAACTGCAAGAAGAGTCAATCAAAAATCCTGAGCTTGTTTTTGAGTATGATGGTATTTCTGAGGCACTCATTGCTGAAGTTGCAAAACTAGAACAAGTTCGTTACTACGACTATAGCATTCCAACTTCATTTCGTTCAAAAACCGTTAAACTGGTTAGTGAAGAAGAATCTGGTGTCGTTATTGGAGGTTCAGGCAGTGAGTATGGTGAATACTTCAATGCCACGGGTGTTGAGTACCCACCAGTAACGGATATTGATCAAGGCAAAATCGAACTTGTTAGTGGTCGCGTCTTTACACCTGAAGACATTACAAGTGGTAAACTTGTGATGCTTGTCTCTGAAAAATTTGCAAGCACAAATGGTGTGAGTGTAGGTGATTCTTTGGTTTTCCAAAATATCATTACCGATTACAACACCGAAGGTAAAGAAACAGTCATTGCACAGCGTGATGTATCCTTAGAAATTATCGGTACATTCAAACCCTTGATTGTTGAAAATTCAACAGACCCAAGCAAACCAACGCCACGCAGTGATGCAAAATCACAAGAACTTTCATGGCGAGAAAATGAATTAAATAACCGTCTTTATATTCCAAACAAAGTTGCAATTCAAGAAGCCGTTTACAATCAAGAAGAACTTGCAAAAGTTCATCCAGAATACTTTGAAGATACAACATTAACCGCAGAACAAATGATTATGCGCTACATCCAACCAACATTCGTTCTCAACGACCCAGAGTCTGTAGAACCTTTCCGTGACGCAGTCAACCCAATGCTTGGTGAATACTATAAAGTTGTCACTTCAAGCGATGCGTATGATTCCATTGCCGGGCCTGTTAAATCATTGGATACAATGTCAAAAATCACCCTTTATGTTGCCATAGGTGCAGCAATTCTTATCTTAAGTCTTGTTATTGTATTGTTCCTTCGTGATCGCAAACACGAGTTGGGTATTTATCTCTCTTTGGGTGATCGCAGAAATGGTGTCCTCTCACAAATTGTAATGGAAGTTGTTATGGTTGCATTCGTGGGACTTTCACTTTCATTGGTAACAGGAAACATGATTGCAAATAGTCTATCAACTTCAATGATGGAAAACAACATGACCGATCCTAATGGTCCAATCATGTACGGAAACTACTACGGTGGTCCTCAAACAGACCTTACTGAAGAAGATGTCCGTGATGCCTATAAAGTCGAACTGACACCGCAATATATTGGCCTATTCTACTTGATTGGTTTGGGTGTCACAATTGGTTCAACAATCGTTCCAATCGTTTATATTACCCGACTCAATCCAAAGAAAATTATGATGTAA
- a CDS encoding ABC transporter ATP-binding protein, producing the protein MSLIKANNINYFYQDGDQRRFILRDVNVAFEKGTFHAILGQSGSGKTTFLSLLSALDEPKDGTIVYEDKDVKAIGYDKYRRDNIGIIFQSYNLVPHLTAHENVLLAMSITDNELPKDQNEVAYNLLDYIGITKSKADRLVTKLSGGEQQRVAIARALATNVDLILADEPTGNLDEEMEQEIINIFKTLAHEHNKCVIVVTHSNEIARQADVSYYLRKGNLSKLDEETNV; encoded by the coding sequence ATGTCATTAATTAAAGCAAATAACATTAACTATTTTTATCAAGATGGTGATCAACGTCGCTTTATTCTTCGTGATGTGAATGTTGCCTTTGAAAAAGGCACATTCCACGCAATTCTTGGCCAATCCGGGTCGGGTAAGACAACCTTTCTTTCTTTACTCAGTGCCCTTGACGAACCCAAAGACGGAACCATTGTCTATGAAGACAAAGATGTAAAAGCCATTGGTTATGATAAGTATCGTCGTGATAACATCGGTATTATCTTTCAAAGTTACAACCTTGTTCCACATCTCACAGCGCACGAAAACGTCTTGCTTGCAATGAGCATAACTGACAATGAGTTGCCAAAAGATCAAAATGAAGTTGCCTACAACCTTCTTGACTATATCGGCATTACCAAGTCAAAAGCAGACCGCTTAGTCACAAAACTTTCGGGTGGTGAACAACAGCGTGTAGCAATCGCCCGCGCGCTTGCCACAAACGTTGATTTAATCCTAGCTGATGAGCCTACTGGAAACCTTGATGAGGAAATGGAACAAGAGATCATTAACATCTTCAAGACACTTGCTCATGAACATAATAAGTGTGTTATCGTAGTTACCCACTCTAATGAAATTGCCCGCCAAGCAGATGTTTCTTACTACTTACGTAAAGGAAACCTCAGCAAATTAGACGAGGAAACCAATGTCTGA
- a CDS encoding GntP family permease codes for MEGTTISWIGAIVGLAIAIILIFKKLNPVYSLFLGAIIGALIGGANLPGVVSMITSGTQSIMGTVIRVIAAGLLAGVMMESGAAESIAKTIVNKMGESQAILALALATMIITAVGVFIPVAVLIVAPIALSVGDKIGISKTALLLALSGGGKAGNVISPNPNTIAAAKGFGLELSDLMIADFIPAVVGLIVTVIIANVIRNKGDKIAKEDIDDVNEIDTKEYPRFGRAIVGPLVAVILLLINPIGSILNIDALKAFNVDAMFILPLAAIVGTIAMGKTKHLLHYANTGLKKMTDTVLILIGAGAIAGLISSSDLSVQVVKVIETMGISGTLLAPISGILMGAATGSTSTAVIVATESFGQAILDMGVTPTAAAAMVHTGATVLDQVPQGNYFHVTASGMKMTIKQRLKVLPYEALVGGSMALTATILYGFIF; via the coding sequence ATGGAAGGAACTACAATAAGTTGGATTGGTGCAATTGTTGGATTAGCAATCGCAATTATACTAATATTTAAGAAATTGAATCCTGTTTATTCATTGTTTTTAGGGGCAATTATTGGTGCACTCATTGGTGGTGCGAATTTACCTGGTGTGGTAAGTATGATTACTTCGGGTACACAAAGTATTATGGGAACCGTCATTCGAGTGATTGCTGCGGGTCTCTTAGCGGGGGTTATGATGGAATCCGGAGCTGCGGAATCTATCGCAAAGACAATCGTCAATAAGATGGGAGAGAGTCAAGCCATACTGGCCTTGGCACTTGCAACCATGATTATTACAGCAGTTGGGGTATTCATTCCTGTGGCTGTACTTATCGTTGCACCGATTGCATTGTCGGTAGGAGACAAAATTGGTATATCTAAAACAGCATTACTCTTAGCCTTATCAGGAGGAGGGAAGGCAGGAAATGTCATTTCACCCAATCCAAATACGATTGCTGCGGCAAAAGGTTTCGGACTTGAACTCAGTGATTTGATGATTGCAGACTTTATTCCAGCAGTCGTTGGGTTAATTGTTACAGTCATTATTGCCAATGTAATTCGTAATAAAGGTGATAAAATAGCCAAAGAGGATATTGATGATGTTAATGAAATTGATACCAAAGAATACCCACGATTCGGTCGGGCAATTGTCGGTCCTCTTGTGGCTGTTATCCTCTTGCTAATCAATCCAATTGGGTCAATTCTAAATATCGATGCACTTAAAGCGTTTAATGTTGATGCAATGTTTATATTACCGCTTGCAGCAATTGTTGGAACAATTGCTATGGGTAAGACCAAACACTTGTTGCATTATGCCAATACTGGATTGAAAAAAATGACCGATACTGTTCTTATTCTTATCGGCGCAGGGGCGATTGCGGGACTTATCTCAAGCAGTGACCTCTCAGTTCAAGTTGTTAAAGTGATTGAGACGATGGGGATATCGGGAACATTGTTGGCTCCAATTTCGGGAATACTGATGGGAGCTGCTACTGGTTCAACCTCAACAGCAGTTATCGTCGCAACCGAATCATTTGGTCAAGCAATTCTTGATATGGGGGTCACACCGACTGCAGCGGCAGCCATGGTTCATACAGGTGCAACTGTCCTTGATCAAGTTCCACAAGGAAACTATTTCCATGTTACCGCAAGTGGGATGAAAATGACCATCAAACAGCGTCTCAAAGTACTTCCTTATGAAGCCCTTGTTGGGGGTTCAATGGCACTTACTGCAACAATTTTATATGGTTTTATATTCTAA
- a CDS encoding glycerate kinase codes for MKIVFAPDSFKESMTAKEVCIAMETGFKKILPDAEFVHVPMADGGEGTVQSLVDATQGKQIHKSVKGPLGNPVDAVYGILGDGETAIIEMASASGIAYVSEATKNPLITTTYGTGELILDALDQGVHKIILGIGGSATNDGGTGMARALGVRFLDKDGNDLPEGGGALDALATIDTTNTDVRIKTMSIIVASDVTNPLCGKNGASQVFGPQKGATPEMVQHLDRSLSHYADIASHDLGKDVKDVPGAGGAGGLGAGLLLFTNSKMQRGIDIVIEYSRLGEALKDADYCITGEGGIDFQTKFGKTPYGVAKEAKKQSIPVIVVAGNVGDDIDSLYDHAIDSIFGIVPGAMSLGEALKEGPQNVQRTCENIARLLNTVNR; via the coding sequence ATGAAAATTGTATTTGCACCCGATTCATTCAAAGAGTCGATGACAGCAAAAGAAGTATGTATTGCAATGGAGACAGGATTCAAGAAAATTCTTCCCGATGCCGAATTTGTGCATGTTCCAATGGCTGACGGTGGTGAAGGCACTGTTCAATCCTTAGTTGATGCAACGCAGGGAAAACAAATTCATAAATCAGTCAAAGGTCCACTTGGGAATCCTGTGGATGCAGTTTATGGAATCTTGGGTGATGGTGAAACTGCCATCATTGAGATGGCATCTGCCAGTGGCATAGCTTATGTGAGCGAGGCAACTAAGAATCCCTTGATTACGACGACTTATGGAACGGGAGAATTAATTCTTGATGCCCTGGACCAAGGTGTTCATAAAATTATTCTTGGTATCGGTGGTTCCGCAACCAATGATGGTGGAACGGGAATGGCACGTGCCTTGGGAGTTCGATTCCTCGATAAAGATGGCAATGATTTACCCGAAGGTGGCGGTGCATTGGATGCACTCGCAACGATTGATACTACCAACACGGATGTACGTATTAAAACAATGAGTATCATTGTTGCCAGTGATGTTACCAATCCACTATGTGGAAAAAATGGTGCATCCCAAGTATTCGGTCCCCAAAAAGGAGCAACACCTGAAATGGTTCAACACTTGGACCGCTCACTATCACATTACGCAGACATCGCCAGTCATGACCTTGGTAAAGATGTGAAGGATGTTCCAGGAGCTGGTGGCGCTGGAGGTCTGGGTGCGGGATTATTACTATTCACGAATTCAAAAATGCAGCGCGGTATTGATATTGTAATTGAGTATTCACGCCTTGGTGAGGCTCTCAAAGATGCCGACTATTGCATTACTGGAGAAGGTGGAATTGATTTTCAAACAAAATTTGGGAAGACACCTTATGGGGTTGCGAAAGAAGCCAAGAAGCAAAGTATTCCTGTCATTGTCGTAGCTGGTAATGTCGGTGATGATATCGATTCACTGTATGATCATGCCATTGATTCAATCTTTGGAATTGTTCCTGGTGCGATGTCTCTTGGTGAAGCACTTAAAGAAGGGCCACAAAATGTTCAACGAACATGTGAGAACATTGCGCGGCTCCTAAATACAGTCAACCGTTAA
- a CDS encoding PASTA domain-containing protein — translation MSDFLNKFSKENYEKEEPKKSEEPKAQSSKPVEPTETATETHAVETEVEVVDNGDEVIVVETIEEVPDKKETLQDLKRQDATSKDDEEVEIDPTYKNKKKKQRLIIAAVVTALIIVSGLFYYFTSYVTLPSFVDKPIAELQEWSREYKMKIDVTEAYSIEKDKGVILSQETPADKKIKKGSTIYVTASMGADPDETVPLADFSKMKLDEIQAWVDTNRMDNIKVIQEYSDTIAKNEFIRVDIRDKEVTADKFKRKNGANIYVSKGKEEFEKNIKVPNFKGKSKGEVEAWHKEQKFVSEFTYEEVYDDKVDAGMIISQSLSEDTMVAKDAPMHFVISKGKAAYVPDYSGMSLAEFQANQGGSGVSATLKEWYSESYSYGTFLEQSVAAGTNIIDSPETVVYVYYSIGRPYLGKVTGMNEGELAKFFYDFREKGANITYSVIYKNSCEPKGTVFEVDRENQFISMNDHIYLAISNGTGTGCTPGQ, via the coding sequence ATGTCTGATTTTTTAAACAAGTTCAGTAAAGAAAACTACGAAAAAGAAGAACCAAAGAAATCGGAAGAACCCAAAGCACAATCATCTAAACCCGTTGAACCAACCGAAACTGCAACGGAAACACACGCTGTTGAAACCGAAGTCGAAGTTGTTGATAACGGAGATGAAGTTATTGTTGTTGAAACCATTGAAGAGGTTCCTGACAAGAAGGAAACACTTCAAGACTTAAAGCGCCAAGACGCAACGTCTAAAGATGATGAAGAGGTTGAGATTGATCCGACATATAAAAACAAGAAGAAAAAACAACGACTCATTATCGCTGCTGTGGTTACAGCGCTCATCATTGTATCCGGACTCTTCTATTACTTTACATCCTATGTAACCCTACCCAGTTTTGTAGACAAACCAATTGCAGAGCTACAAGAATGGTCACGCGAATATAAGATGAAGATAGATGTAACCGAAGCATATTCTATTGAGAAGGATAAAGGCGTCATTCTCTCTCAAGAAACACCTGCCGATAAGAAAATTAAAAAAGGCAGCACCATTTATGTGACTGCAAGTATGGGTGCAGATCCCGATGAAACGGTTCCCCTCGCTGACTTCTCGAAAATGAAACTCGATGAAATCCAAGCCTGGGTCGATACGAATCGTATGGACAACATCAAAGTTATCCAAGAATACAGTGATACAATTGCCAAAAACGAATTCATTAGAGTAGATATTCGTGATAAAGAAGTCACTGCTGATAAATTCAAACGTAAAAATGGTGCTAATATTTATGTATCCAAAGGTAAAGAAGAATTCGAAAAGAATATTAAAGTTCCCAACTTTAAAGGAAAATCAAAAGGTGAAGTTGAAGCATGGCATAAAGAGCAAAAATTTGTATCTGAGTTCACTTATGAAGAAGTCTACGACGATAAGGTTGATGCTGGCATGATTATTTCACAATCATTGTCTGAAGACACCATGGTTGCGAAAGATGCGCCAATGCACTTTGTTATTTCAAAAGGTAAAGCAGCATATGTGCCTGACTACTCAGGCATGTCACTTGCAGAGTTCCAAGCAAATCAAGGCGGTTCTGGTGTTTCAGCAACACTTAAGGAATGGTACAGTGAGTCTTATTCCTACGGAACCTTCCTCGAACAAAGCGTCGCAGCGGGTACAAATATAATTGACTCACCAGAGACTGTCGTCTATGTGTATTACTCAATCGGACGTCCATACCTTGGTAAGGTCACGGGAATGAATGAAGGCGAACTCGCCAAGTTCTTCTACGATTTTAGAGAAAAAGGCGCAAATATTACATACAGTGTAATTTACAAAAACAGTTGCGAACCCAAAGGAACCGTATTTGAAGTGGATAGAGAAAATCAATTCATATCCATGAATGACCACATATACCTTGCGATTAGCAATGGAACGGGTACCGGTTGTACACCAGGGCAATAA
- a CDS encoding MBL fold metallo-hydrolase, with translation MRIKVTPFYTQITTMPILFPINCYLVHEDTALTLVDASVERVSNKLIQYLLAQDKPLKHIIFTHNHSDHIGDIGALKKAFPDATLHMSHTDAVKISLHNVSNPENGDRIGSLEVLFTPGHTKGSISLRDIRSNDIFVGDLVQTRGGIAICGDIKFLFPFPGKATWNREISGNSFSRLSTLNPCNLLCGHGNPVAYDLRLFEKSLLKIQQKK, from the coding sequence ATGAGAATTAAAGTGACACCATTCTATACGCAAATCACAACCATGCCCATTTTATTTCCCATTAATTGTTATCTTGTGCATGAAGATACTGCACTAACTTTGGTTGATGCAAGTGTAGAGAGGGTCAGTAATAAACTCATTCAATATCTATTGGCTCAAGACAAACCTTTGAAGCATATTATTTTCACACACAATCACAGCGATCACATTGGGGATATAGGCGCATTAAAAAAAGCCTTCCCTGATGCAACCCTCCACATGAGTCATACGGATGCAGTGAAGATTTCACTCCATAATGTTTCGAACCCAGAAAATGGTGATCGAATTGGTTCTTTGGAGGTCCTGTTTACACCTGGGCATACCAAAGGGTCCATATCTCTTCGCGATATTCGCAGTAATGATATCTTTGTTGGTGACCTTGTCCAGACACGTGGTGGTATCGCCATTTGTGGTGATATCAAATTTCTCTTTCCCTTCCCTGGAAAAGCAACCTGGAATCGAGAAATCTCCGGAAATTCTTTCTCGAGATTGTCAACACTAAACCCTTGTAATCTTCTGTGTGGACATGGAAATCCCGTAGCTTACGACCTTCGCCTCTTCGAGAAATCTTTATTAAAAATCCAACAAAAGAAATAG